The nucleotide window CCGTGGATGGCGGCCCACCAGGAGGCCATGCCGTCCACCAGGCGGCGACCGTCTTGCAGGATCAGCTCGGCGCCTTCGGCCCCGACCACCGGATAGCAGGGCAGGGGATCGCGCAGGGAGGTGTAGGGATGCCAGAGATGATCGCGGTCAAAGGCCAGATCTTGCTCGGAAATGCTCATAAAACACTCAAAGGTAAACCAAATTCACTGGTAGGCGTTGACAGCTTAAAGGCTATCCCTAGACTAGCCAAGCAGACCAGAAAACCAAGGATAAGCAGATGAAGCTGCGTCACGACTGGACGGTGGCCGAAGTTCAGGCCCTGTTCCAACTGCCTTTTAACGATCTCCTCTTCAAGGCCCACGGCCTGCACCGCGAGCACTTCAATGCCAACGAGGTGCAGGTCAGCACCCTGTTGTCCATCAAGACGGGCGCCTGCCCGGAAGACTGCAAGTACTGCCCCCAGTCCGGCCATTACCACACCGAGGTGGAGCGCGAGCGCCTGCTGGAGGTAGAAAAGGTGCTGGAAGAGGCCCGCAAGGCCAAGGCCGTGGGCGCCACCCGCTTCTGCATGGGCGCGGCCTGGAAGAACCCCAAGGAGCGGGACATGCCCTATGTGATGTCCATGGTCAAAGGGGTCAAGGAGATGGGCCTGGAGACCTGCATGACCCTGGGCATGCTGAGCGCCGATCAGGCCGCCCAGCTGGCCGACGCCGGCCTGGATTATTACAACCACAACCTGGATACCAGCCCGGAATTCTACGGCCAGATCATCACCACCCGCACCTACCAGGATCGCCTGGACACCCTGAAGAACGTCCGTGATTCCGGCATGAAGATCTGCTCCGGCGGCATCGTCGGCCTGGGTGAGGACGCCAGGGACAGGGCCGGCCTGCTGGTGCAGCTGGCCAACCTGGAGACCCACCCGGAATCCGTGCCGATCAACATGCTGGTCAAGGTCAAGGGCACGCCCCTGGAGGACGTCGAGGATCTGGATCCCATCGAGTTCGTGCGCACCATCGCCGTGGCGCGGATCCTGATGCCCAAGAGCCATGTGCGCCTGTCCGCCGGCCGGGAGAAGATGAGCGACGAGATGCAGGCCCTGTGCTTCTTCGCCGGCGCCAACTCCATCTTCTACGGCGACAAGCTGCTGACCACCGCCAACCCCGAGGCCAACAAGGATCTGCAGCTGTTCCGCCGCCTCGGCATCAACACCGAGAGCCGCCACGGCGCCGACGACGAGACCACCGAAGCGGTGCTCAGCGCCCAGGTGGCCCTGGAGTCCCAGCCCCAGAACTACTACGAAGTACGCTGATGCTGGACGCTTGGCTCAGCCCCAGGCTGGATGAGATCAGGGCCAGGGGACTCTGGCGCCAAAGCCGCACCCTGGCGTCGTTGCCGGGGGGGCGGATCCGGGTCGAGGGCCTGGATGCCCTCAACCTGGCCAGCAACGACTACCTGGGCCTGGCCGCCGAAGGCGGTGCCGTCATGGGCGGTGGCGCTGGCGCCTCGCCCCTGGTCACCGGCCACAGCGATCGCCACCAGGCCCTCTGTGACCGCCTTGGCGACTGGCTGGGTTTCGAGTCGGTGCGGCTGTTCTCCTCCGGCTTTGCCGCCAATGTGGGGGTGCTGTCGCTGTTCGGCGACCAGACCATCTACCACGATCGCCTCAACCACGCCTCCCTCATCGACGGCAGCCGCCACAACGGTGGCCGCTTTCGCCGTTTTCCCCACCTGGACTACGGGACCCTCAAGGGCTGGCTCAGCGAGCCTGCCCTGGTGGTCAGCGACGGCGTCTTCTCCATGGACGGCGACACCGCCGACCTCCAGGCCCTGAAGGCCCTGGGCCAGCCGCTGCTGGTGGACGACGCCCATGGCATCGGCGTGCTGGGCAAAAGCGGCGCGGGCCTGTGCGAACAGCAAGGCGTGAAACCCGACATCCTGGTGGGCACCTTCGGCAAGGCCCTTGGCGCCGGTGGTGCCTTTGTGGCCGGCTCGCGGGCCCTGGGCCAGGCCATCGACAACCTGTGCCGGGAATACATCTATTCCACGGCCCTGCCGCTTGGCACAGTGGCGCAGGTACAGGCCAACCTGGACCGGCTGGCTTGCGAACCCTGGCGCCGGGAACAGGTGCTGGCCCTGGCGACCTGGTTCCAGGCCCAGTGCCGGGAGCGGGCGCTGCCGGTGCTGCCGTCGGCAACCCCCATACAGCCGCTGCTGTGCCAGGACGCCGGAGCGGCCCTGGCCCTGAGCCGGGCGCTGCTGGACAAGGGCTTCTACTGCCCGGCCATACGGCCGCCGACCGTGCCCCAGGCGCGGCTGCGCATTACCCTGAACAGCAATCTGGACCAGGCGCAGCTGGCGCCGCTGCTGGATGCATTGGAGGCCCACCGTGACTGCCTTGCCTGAGGTGGCCAGCGCCTTTGGCCGGGCCGCCGAGCACTACGACGGCAACGCCAGGCTGCAGCAGCGGGTGGCCGACTGGCTGCTGGCCCAGGTCGATGTCCGGCACGGGCAGGCCCTGGATCTGGGCTGCGGCACCGGCTATTGCCTGGCCAGGCTGCCACAGCAGCACCGGCTGGGCGTCGACATCAGCGCCGCCATGCTGGCCCAGGCCAAACGCAAGGCGGCGGATGCCGAGCTGCTGCTGGCCGATGCCCAGGCACTGCCCCTGGCCGACGACTTGGCCGAGCTGGTGGTGTCCAGCCTGGCCCTGCAGTGGTGCCCGGATCTGGAAGCGGCCCTGGCCGAGGCGATGCGGGTGCTGAGGCCCGGCGGCCAGCTGCTGCTGGCGCTGCCCCTCAAGGGCAGCCTCAAGGAGCTGGCGCTGGCCTGGGGCGGCTGCGCCGGCCACCTGCTGCCCATGCCCGAGGCCGGGTGGCTGCGGTCGCTGCTGCCGTCCGGCGCCGAGCTGGTGGAGCAGCGCTTCGTCTGCCACTACCCGGACCTCGGGGCGTTGCGCCAGGGGCTCAAGGGCGTCGGTGCCCACCATGTGCCGAACCGGGCCAGGGGCCTGACCGGCAAGGGCCGCTACCGGGCCTTTGTCGACGCCCTGGAGGCCCAGCGCACCCCAGATGGGCTGCCGCTGACGTACCAAGTAGGACTGATCCGATGGCAAAAACCCTCTTCATAACCGGCACCGACACCGATGCCGGCAAGACCCACCTTGGCTGCGCCATCCTGGCCGGCCTCAAGGCCAGGGGCGTGCGCGCCGCCGGCCTCAAGCCGGTGGCATCCGGCGGCCGCGGCGATGCCGAACGGCTCTGGCGCCATTCCGGGCTGCAGCTCGGCCTGGACGAGCACAACCCCTGGCACTTCGAGCCGGCCATAGCGCCGCACCTGGCGGCCCGCCAGGCCGGCCGGCCGCTGTCGCTGGCCGCCCTCAAGGACTGGTTCGGCAACTGGCGGCAAAGCGGCGCCGATGTCTTGCTGGTGGAAGGGGCCGGCGGCTGGCGGGTACCCCTGAACGACGATGAGAGCTTCGCCGATCTGGCCAAAGCCCTGGAGGCGGAGGTGGTGCTGGTGGTGGGCATGAAGCTGGGCTGCATCAACCATGCCCTGCTCACCGCCGAGGCTATTCTGGCCGATGGCCTGGTGCTGAAGGGCTGGATCGCCAATGCCGGCCTGGGAGAGATGGCCTGCCTGGACGACAACCTGGCCTACCTTGAGGCCAGGATGCCGGCGCCGCTATTGGGCGTAGCCGGCCACTGCGCCGATCCGGCCGGGATCCGGCTGGAACTCTGAGTTCGGGAACGCTCCGGCCCGGGATCTGTCTACTCCTAGTGGGTAAATGCCCGGCGTGAAAGGATGGCGGCCATGGCCGATATCCCAATTGATGCCCAGGCGGTGCAGATCGAACTGCCCGATGCCCGCCTGGAAGGCAACCTGAACCTGCCCGCCACCGCCTCAGGGCTGGTGGTGTTCGTGCACGGCAGCGGCAGCAGCCGCTTCAGTCCCCGCAACCGCCAGGTGGCCCGGGCCCTTAACGACAGAGGCCTGGCCACGCTGCTCTTTGACTTGCTTACCGAGCAGGAGAGCGTCATCGACGAGCGCACCCGGGTGCTCAGGTTCGACATGGCGCTGATCGGCAACCGCATGGTCAAGGTGGTGAACTGGCTGATGGCGCAGCCGACGCTGGCGTCTTTTTCTATCGGTCTCTTCGGGGCCAGTACCGGGGCAGCCGCCGCGCTCATTGCTGCGGCAGCCCACCCCGATGCGGTGAAAGCCGTGGTGTCCCGAGGAGGCCGGCCCGATCTGGCCGGCGGTGCCCTGGCCAAGGTGCAGGCACCGACCCTGCTGATCGTCGGTGGCCTGGACGCTCCGGTGATCCAGCTCAACGAGGAGGCGGCCCGGCAGATGACCGCCGAGCTGGATTTGGAGATCGTCCCCGGCGCCAGCCACCTGTTCGAGGAGCCCGGCACCCTGGAGGTGGTCTGCGAGCAGGCCGCCGACTGGTTCCTCAAGCACCTCTAGGCGTGAGCTAGCACCTTCCTGAAACCCTCAGCCCAGCCTGCAGCCACCGGCCGATATGGTGGATCTGCTCGAGACAGAGGCTGTGGGCCATGTCGTAGCCCTGGTAGTCGGGGCTATATCCCAGGTCCTGCAGCCTGGAGACGGCCTGCCGGCCAAGCTGCTCGGGGACGATGTCGTCCTGGCGGCCGTGGTAGATCATCACCGGCAAGTCGCGGTTGGCATCATTGACGGTCACCGAATCGGCGGTGGCGAAATAGCTGGACATGGCCAGCAGCCCGCCCAGGGGCGCCTCGAAACTGAGCGCCGCCTCATAGGCCACCGCGCCTCCCTGGGAGAAGCCGGCCAGGAAGATACGCTCACTGGCGATGCCCCTGTCCATCTCGCGGCGGATCAGCGCCTGGACGGCCCTGGCCGAGGCCCTGAGCTGGGCCTCGTCGAGCTTTCGCTCCAGGCTGAGGTCGAGGATGTCGTACCAGGCCGGCATCACATAGCCGCCATTGACGGTGACAGGTATGGATGGGGCATGGGGAAAGACGAAGCGGACGCCGAGGCTGTCGGGCAGGCCCAGCTCGGGGACCACGGGGGCGAAGTCGTTGCCGTCGGCGCCCAGGCCGTGCAGCCAGATCACTGCGGCCTTGGGGCTGTCCGAGGTCTGGATCTCCAGACAGGGCAGATGGGTCATGGACTCTCCAAAGAAAAAGGCAGCCGGGGCTGCCTTGATACTGACTTATTCGATGTCGAGCAGTTCGACTTCGAAGACCAGTGCCGCATAGGGCGGGATGGCGGCGCCGGCGCCGCGCTCGCCGTAGGCCAGCTCCTGGGGAATGGTCAGGCGCCACTTGGCGCCGACGCTCATCAGCTGCAGGGCCTCGACCCAGCCCTTGATCACGCCGGTGACCGGGAAGCTGATGGGCTCGCCGCGCTGTACGGAGCTGTCGAACACGGAGCCGTCGATCAGGGTGCCGTGATAGTGGACCTTGACCTTGTCGGCGGCGGTGGGCTTGGCGCCGCTGCCTTCGGTCAGCACTTCGTACTGCAGGCCGGAGTCGGTGACGGTGACACCGTCCTTCTTGGCGTTGTCGGCCAGGTAGACCTCCTGGGCGGATTTGAAGGCGGCGTGCTGGGCTTCCTGCTCGGCCTTCATGCGCTGGCTGATCTCCTGGAAGGCGGCATTGATGGCGTCGGGGGCCACGGCGAATTCCTCGCCGCGCAGGGCGTCGGCCAGGCCTTGCTGGACGGCGCCGATGTCCAGGCCGTCGAAGGCCTGCTGGGCCAGCTGGTCGCCCATCTGGCGGCCGATGCCGTAGCTGGCCTGCTGTTCTGTGGTGTCGTATTGGCTCATGTTCGAATCCTTGGCATGGTCAAAAGACCGATGGTAACAAAGGCGGGCGCCGGCAGCGACGCCCGGGCGGGTGCTTGCCCCTTATTTGAGCAGCGCGCTGAGGTCGGCGTCCTGCTCGAAGCGCTCGATATCCTGGCCGGCCCGCAGCAGCAGGCCGCCTTTTTCGCCGCGCAGCACCAGGCTGTCACCCTGGCGCTCCAGGGCGGTGCCTTCCGGCAGGGCGAACACAAACTCGTCCGGGTTCAGGGCCAGGAACTCCGCCAACCGCTCGGCACGGGTCTCGCCGTTGTGGCCCGGGGGCTGGTAGTCGGTGTAGTGGGGGTTGAGCTGGAAGGGCAGCAGGCCCATGGCGGTAAAGCTGGGCGGCTCGGTGATCGGCATGTCGTTGGTGGTGCGGATGCTCTTGCCGGCGACGTTGGAGCCGGCGCTCCAGCCCAGGTAGGGCGTACCCTTGGCCAGGGCGGCAGGGATGGCCTCTACCAGGCCCTGGGCATAGAGCTCGCTGAGCAGGCGGAAGGTGTTGCCGCCCCCCACCGCGATGCACTTGGCATTGGCCACGGCGGCCCTGGCGTCATCGAACTCGTGGATGCCGCGCACGGTGAAGCCCAGGGGCGCCAGCGCCTCGCGGACCTTGTCGGTGTACTGGTCCCAGCCGATGGTGACGCCGGCATAGGGCACGAACAGCAGTTCACGCTCGTCGGCGTGGACGAAACGGTCGATGAAGGGCAGGGCGTGGGCCAGGTAGGGGCTGTCGCCTTCGCGGGATGCGCTCAGCAGCAAGCAACGCATGACAATCTCTCGTGTGCATGAATGGGACACAGATCATAACGAAATTTTCATGGTGAAGGACTTGAAAAGTACCACGGTGGACATATTATGTCGTCATAACCTCGTTAAGGAGCCTATTTGATGAAAAGGGTCTTACTCTTTATTGCAACCAACCTGGCCGTGGTGCTGGTGATGTCCGTGGTGCTCAGCATCCTGTTCTCGGTGTTCGGGATCCAGGGCCACTCCGTCACCGGTTACCTGATCATTGCCGCCCTGTTCGGTTTTGGCGGCAGCCTGTTCTCGCTGATGATCTCCAAGTGGGTCGCCAAGCGTTCCGTGGGCGCCTACGTCATCGAGCGTCCCCGTGACGCCATGGAGCAGTGGCTGGTGGACACCGTGGCCCGTCAGGCCCAGCAGGCCGGTATCAAGATGCCGGAAGTGGCCCTGTACGACAGCCCGGAAATGAATGCCTTTGCCACGGGTCCCAGCAGAAACAACTCCCTGGTGGCCGTTTCCACCGGCCTGCTGTACAAGATGGACCGCGACGAAGTGGAAGCCGTGCTGGGCCACGAGGTCAGCCATATCGCCAACGGTGACATGGTGACCATGACCCTGTTGCAGGGCGTGCTCAACACCTTCGTGATCTTCTTTGCCCGCATGGTGGCCATGGCCGTGGACAACTTCCTGCGCGGTGACGACGAGGAAGGCGAGGGCCTGGGCTTCTTTGCCTATATGGGCGTGACCATCGTCATGGAGATGCTGTTCGGGATCCTGGCCTCCATCATCGTGATGTGGTTCTCCCGCCAGCGTGAATACCGGGCCGATGCCGGCGGTGCGCACCTGGCCAGCCGCAACAAGATGATCGC belongs to Gallaecimonas sp. GXIMD4217 and includes:
- the bioB gene encoding biotin synthase BioB: MKLRHDWTVAEVQALFQLPFNDLLFKAHGLHREHFNANEVQVSTLLSIKTGACPEDCKYCPQSGHYHTEVERERLLEVEKVLEEARKAKAVGATRFCMGAAWKNPKERDMPYVMSMVKGVKEMGLETCMTLGMLSADQAAQLADAGLDYYNHNLDTSPEFYGQIITTRTYQDRLDTLKNVRDSGMKICSGGIVGLGEDARDRAGLLVQLANLETHPESVPINMLVKVKGTPLEDVEDLDPIEFVRTIAVARILMPKSHVRLSAGREKMSDEMQALCFFAGANSIFYGDKLLTTANPEANKDLQLFRRLGINTESRHGADDETTEAVLSAQVALESQPQNYYEVR
- a CDS encoding 8-amino-7-oxononanoate synthase, translating into MLDAWLSPRLDEIRARGLWRQSRTLASLPGGRIRVEGLDALNLASNDYLGLAAEGGAVMGGGAGASPLVTGHSDRHQALCDRLGDWLGFESVRLFSSGFAANVGVLSLFGDQTIYHDRLNHASLIDGSRHNGGRFRRFPHLDYGTLKGWLSEPALVVSDGVFSMDGDTADLQALKALGQPLLVDDAHGIGVLGKSGAGLCEQQGVKPDILVGTFGKALGAGGAFVAGSRALGQAIDNLCREYIYSTALPLGTVAQVQANLDRLACEPWRREQVLALATWFQAQCRERALPVLPSATPIQPLLCQDAGAALALSRALLDKGFYCPAIRPPTVPQARLRITLNSNLDQAQLAPLLDALEAHRDCLA
- a CDS encoding methyltransferase domain-containing protein — its product is MTALPEVASAFGRAAEHYDGNARLQQRVADWLLAQVDVRHGQALDLGCGTGYCLARLPQQHRLGVDISAAMLAQAKRKAADAELLLADAQALPLADDLAELVVSSLALQWCPDLEAALAEAMRVLRPGGQLLLALPLKGSLKELALAWGGCAGHLLPMPEAGWLRSLLPSGAELVEQRFVCHYPDLGALRQGLKGVGAHHVPNRARGLTGKGRYRAFVDALEAQRTPDGLPLTYQVGLIRWQKPSS
- the bioD gene encoding dethiobiotin synthase produces the protein MAKTLFITGTDTDAGKTHLGCAILAGLKARGVRAAGLKPVASGGRGDAERLWRHSGLQLGLDEHNPWHFEPAIAPHLAARQAGRPLSLAALKDWFGNWRQSGADVLLVEGAGGWRVPLNDDESFADLAKALEAEVVLVVGMKLGCINHALLTAEAILADGLVLKGWIANAGLGEMACLDDNLAYLEARMPAPLLGVAGHCADPAGIRLEL
- a CDS encoding alpha/beta fold hydrolase — encoded protein: MADIPIDAQAVQIELPDARLEGNLNLPATASGLVVFVHGSGSSRFSPRNRQVARALNDRGLATLLFDLLTEQESVIDERTRVLRFDMALIGNRMVKVVNWLMAQPTLASFSIGLFGASTGAAAALIAAAAHPDAVKAVVSRGGRPDLAGGALAKVQAPTLLIVGGLDAPVIQLNEEAARQMTAELDLEIVPGASHLFEEPGTLEVVCEQAADWFLKHL
- a CDS encoding carboxylesterase, translating into MTHLPCLEIQTSDSPKAAVIWLHGLGADGNDFAPVVPELGLPDSLGVRFVFPHAPSIPVTVNGGYVMPAWYDILDLSLERKLDEAQLRASARAVQALIRREMDRGIASERIFLAGFSQGGAVAYEAALSFEAPLGGLLAMSSYFATADSVTVNDANRDLPVMIYHGRQDDIVPEQLGRQAVSRLQDLGYSPDYQGYDMAHSLCLEQIHHIGRWLQAGLRVSGRC
- a CDS encoding FKBP-type peptidyl-prolyl cis-trans isomerase, whose amino-acid sequence is MSQYDTTEQQASYGIGRQMGDQLAQQAFDGLDIGAVQQGLADALRGEEFAVAPDAINAAFQEISQRMKAEQEAQHAAFKSAQEVYLADNAKKDGVTVTDSGLQYEVLTEGSGAKPTAADKVKVHYHGTLIDGSVFDSSVQRGEPISFPVTGVIKGWVEALQLMSVGAKWRLTIPQELAYGERGAGAAIPPYAALVFEVELLDIE
- the pepE gene encoding dipeptidase PepE, whose translation is MRCLLLSASREGDSPYLAHALPFIDRFVHADERELLFVPYAGVTIGWDQYTDKVREALAPLGFTVRGIHEFDDARAAVANAKCIAVGGGNTFRLLSELYAQGLVEAIPAALAKGTPYLGWSAGSNVAGKSIRTTNDMPITEPPSFTAMGLLPFQLNPHYTDYQPPGHNGETRAERLAEFLALNPDEFVFALPEGTALERQGDSLVLRGEKGGLLLRAGQDIERFEQDADLSALLK
- the htpX gene encoding protease HtpX, which produces MKRVLLFIATNLAVVLVMSVVLSILFSVFGIQGHSVTGYLIIAALFGFGGSLFSLMISKWVAKRSVGAYVIERPRDAMEQWLVDTVARQAQQAGIKMPEVALYDSPEMNAFATGPSRNNSLVAVSTGLLYKMDRDEVEAVLGHEVSHIANGDMVTMTLLQGVLNTFVIFFARMVAMAVDNFLRGDDEEGEGLGFFAYMGVTIVMEMLFGILASIIVMWFSRQREYRADAGGAHLASRNKMIAALERLKQGHESSQLEGSLAAFGIQGKRSLAEFFLSHPPLDKRIAALKVGA